A window of Blastomonas sp. SL216 contains these coding sequences:
- a CDS encoding class I adenylate-forming enzyme family protein encodes MDIRAELEQEFGNWPGIVAAWGSARLDAPALDDGLQQINWGELSSRVDRIAAQLLADGLQRGQAVAILGTTSVAYALVYLGAIRAGGCAAPLTTSATPRQLANMLADSGAIHLFIDREKRAELVASGIDLGSARHIMLDGAQGKEPAIDGWMAAEGSVPDVAPPQPGDPFNIIYSSGTTGTPKGIVHSHAMRWRQSVAGFQAIYSENARSILSTPLYSNTTLAVFLPTMVHGGLARLMGKFDVGQWLKAAEAMRATHTMLVPVQYQRLLSDPSFDAHDLSSMQIKFCTSAPFSAELKAEALRRFPGGLVEIYGMTEGGVVCMLQAHNFPDKLHTVGQPVKGHELKVIDEEGNELPPGSKGEMVGRSPTMMSGYKNQPEKTREMEWRDADGQLWFKMGDIGIMDEDGFVQIVGRAKDMIISGGFNIYPKDLEEVLMQQPGVADAAVVGMPSERWGETPVGFIVAASGTALDLDALLGTVNAELGKTQRLSALYPIDELPRSHIGKILKTDLRAMLAETAG; translated from the coding sequence ATCGACATACGCGCGGAGCTGGAACAGGAATTCGGCAACTGGCCCGGTATTGTGGCCGCATGGGGTAGCGCGCGCCTGGACGCGCCGGCGCTCGATGACGGTCTTCAGCAGATCAACTGGGGCGAGCTTTCATCCAGGGTTGATCGCATCGCCGCGCAGCTGCTGGCCGATGGCCTGCAACGCGGCCAGGCTGTCGCGATCCTCGGCACAACATCGGTGGCCTATGCGCTGGTCTATCTCGGCGCGATCAGGGCAGGGGGCTGCGCCGCGCCGCTGACCACCAGCGCAACGCCGCGCCAGCTCGCCAACATGCTTGCCGATTCAGGCGCGATCCACCTGTTCATCGACCGCGAAAAGCGCGCCGAACTTGTCGCCAGCGGCATCGATCTCGGCAGCGCGCGGCACATCATGCTGGATGGCGCGCAAGGGAAGGAGCCCGCGATCGATGGCTGGATGGCGGCAGAGGGCAGCGTGCCCGATGTCGCACCGCCCCAGCCCGGCGATCCGTTCAACATCATCTATTCCAGCGGCACCACCGGCACGCCCAAGGGCATCGTCCATTCGCATGCCATGCGCTGGCGCCAGTCGGTCGCGGGCTTTCAGGCGATCTACAGCGAGAATGCCCGGTCGATCCTGTCGACCCCGCTCTATTCGAACACGACGCTCGCGGTCTTTCTTCCCACCATGGTGCATGGCGGCCTCGCCCGGCTGATGGGCAAGTTCGATGTCGGACAGTGGCTGAAGGCGGCTGAAGCGATGCGCGCCACGCACACCATGCTGGTGCCTGTCCAATATCAGCGGCTGCTTTCCGACCCGTCGTTCGACGCGCATGATCTTTCGTCGATGCAGATCAAGTTCTGCACCAGCGCACCGTTCAGTGCGGAGCTGAAAGCCGAGGCGCTGCGCCGCTTCCCCGGCGGCCTGGTCGAAATCTATGGCATGACCGAAGGCGGCGTCGTCTGCATGCTGCAGGCGCATAACTTTCCGGACAAGCTCCATACCGTCGGCCAGCCGGTCAAGGGCCACGAGCTCAAGGTGATCGACGAGGAGGGCAACGAGCTGCCACCCGGCTCCAAGGGCGAGATGGTCGGGCGTTCGCCGACCATGATGAGCGGCTACAAGAACCAGCCCGAAAAGACCCGCGAGATGGAATGGCGCGATGCCGATGGCCAGCTGTGGTTCAAGATGGGCGATATCGGCATCATGGATGAAGACGGCTTCGTCCAGATTGTCGGCCGCGCCAAGGACATGATCATCTCCGGCGGGTTCAACATCTACCCCAAGGACCTGGAAGAGGTGCTGATGCAGCAACCCGGCGTCGCCGATGCGGCGGTGGTCGGCATGCCGTCCGAGCGCTGGGGCGAAACCCCCGTCGGCTTCATCGTTGCCGCATCCGGAACGGCGCTCGATCTCGATGCGCTGCTGGGTACGGTCAACGCGGAACTCGGCAAGACCCAGCGCCTGTCCGCGCTCTACCCGATCGACGAACTTCCGCGCAGCCATATCGGCAAGATCCTGAAAACCGATCTGCGCGCGATGCTGGCGGAGACTGCAGGCTAG
- the gyrB gene encoding DNA topoisomerase (ATP-hydrolyzing) subunit B: protein MTDTSNSSSENNQNPANTNAYGADSIKVLKGLDAVRKRPGMYIGDTDDGSGLHHMVFEVSDNAIDEALAGHCDRVLITLNPDNSVTVEDNGRGIPTGIHSEEGVSAAEVIMTQLHAGGKFENTNDDNAYKVSGGLHGVGVSVVNALSEWLELRIWRDGQEHWMRFRHGDAEAPLAVMGTAPEGKKGTQVTFLFSQDTFKNVQEYDFEKLEHRYRELAFLNSGVRIILRDERHAEAKEHDLYYEGGIAAFVKWLDRNKQPLMPDPIAISGSRDDVTIDVALEWNDSYYENVLCFTNNIPQRDGGTHLAAFRAALTRTLNGYAEKSGLLKKEKVSLTGDDMREGLTAIVSVKLPDPKFSSQTKDKLVSSEVRQPLESLMADKMAEWLEENPAHAKAIVAKIIDAAAAREAARKARELTRRKGAMDIASLPGKLADCQERDPAKSELFLVEGDSAGGSAKQGRDRHYQAILPLKGKILNVERARFDRIISSKEVGTLIQAMGTGIRDDFNLDKLRYHKIVIMTDADVDGAHIRTLLLTFFHRQMPDIIRAGHLYIAQPPLYKVAKGKSEVYLKDNEALDQYLVDAGLQGRVLETSGGARGGDDLRTLIEHARRMKSLMAYIPRRYDPLIIEGLALAGALSPDMPEGDRKAAVDIAALWMGGADPEARWQGDISAEGGYHLQRFWRGVTDHHVVDLGFLNSAEARKLHRVAGEFAEVYLTPSRLVKAGAAPVASTEGGEEEAEEAVVATGLVINRPSALLDAILATGRKGLAIQRYKGLGEMNAEQLWETTLDPNHRSLLQVKVEDADVTDEVFTQLMGDIVEPRREFIQENALNVANLDV, encoded by the coding sequence ATGACAGATACCAGCAATAGCTCTTCGGAAAACAACCAGAACCCCGCCAACACCAATGCCTATGGGGCGGATTCGATCAAGGTCCTCAAGGGCCTGGACGCCGTGCGCAAGCGCCCCGGCATGTACATTGGCGATACCGATGACGGATCGGGCCTGCACCACATGGTGTTCGAGGTTTCGGACAATGCGATCGACGAAGCGCTGGCCGGGCATTGCGACCGGGTGCTGATCACGCTCAACCCTGACAATTCGGTGACCGTGGAAGACAATGGCCGCGGCATCCCCACCGGCATCCACTCGGAAGAAGGCGTGTCCGCGGCCGAGGTCATCATGACCCAGCTGCATGCGGGCGGCAAGTTCGAGAATACCAACGACGACAATGCCTACAAGGTCTCGGGCGGTCTGCACGGCGTGGGCGTCAGCGTCGTCAACGCGCTCTCCGAATGGCTGGAACTGCGCATCTGGCGCGACGGGCAGGAACATTGGATGCGCTTCCGCCACGGCGATGCCGAGGCACCGCTGGCGGTCATGGGGACAGCGCCCGAAGGCAAGAAGGGCACGCAGGTCACCTTCCTGTTCTCTCAGGACACGTTCAAGAACGTGCAGGAATATGATTTCGAGAAGCTCGAGCACCGCTATCGCGAACTCGCGTTCCTCAATTCGGGTGTGCGCATCATCCTGCGCGATGAGCGACACGCCGAGGCGAAAGAGCATGACCTGTATTACGAGGGCGGCATTGCCGCGTTCGTGAAATGGCTCGACCGCAACAAGCAGCCGCTGATGCCCGATCCCATCGCCATTTCCGGATCGCGCGACGATGTGACCATCGACGTCGCGCTGGAATGGAATGACAGCTATTACGAAAACGTCCTGTGCTTCACCAACAACATCCCGCAGCGCGATGGCGGTACGCACCTAGCCGCGTTCCGTGCAGCGCTGACCCGCACGCTCAACGGCTATGCGGAAAAATCGGGCCTGCTGAAGAAGGAAAAGGTCTCGCTGACCGGCGATGACATGCGCGAAGGCCTGACGGCGATCGTGTCGGTCAAGCTGCCCGACCCCAAGTTCAGCTCGCAGACCAAGGACAAGCTGGTCAGCTCCGAAGTGCGCCAGCCGCTCGAAAGCCTGATGGCCGACAAGATGGCCGAATGGCTGGAAGAGAACCCCGCGCACGCCAAGGCGATCGTTGCCAAGATCATCGACGCTGCAGCGGCGCGCGAGGCCGCCCGCAAGGCACGCGAACTCACCCGGCGCAAGGGCGCGATGGATATCGCCTCGCTGCCGGGCAAGCTCGCCGACTGCCAGGAGCGCGATCCGGCCAAGTCCGAACTGTTCCTGGTCGAGGGTGACTCGGCAGGCGGATCGGCCAAGCAGGGCCGTGACCGTCACTATCAGGCGATCCTGCCGCTCAAGGGCAAGATCCTCAACGTCGAGCGCGCGCGCTTTGACCGGATCATCTCGTCCAAGGAGGTCGGCACGCTGATCCAGGCCATGGGCACCGGCATCCGCGACGACTTCAATCTCGACAAGCTGCGCTATCACAAGATCGTGATCATGACCGACGCAGACGTCGACGGCGCGCATATCCGCACGCTACTGCTCACCTTCTTCCACCGCCAGATGCCGGACATCATCCGCGCCGGGCACCTCTACATCGCTCAGCCGCCGCTGTACAAAGTGGCCAAGGGCAAGAGCGAGGTGTACCTGAAGGACAATGAAGCGCTCGACCAGTATCTTGTCGACGCCGGGCTTCAGGGCCGTGTGCTCGAGACCAGCGGCGGTGCGCGCGGCGGTGACGATCTGCGCACATTGATCGAACATGCCCGCCGGATGAAGAGCCTGATGGCCTATATCCCGCGCCGTTATGATCCGCTGATCATCGAAGGGCTGGCGCTGGCCGGTGCCCTTTCGCCCGACATGCCAGAGGGCGATCGCAAGGCAGCGGTCGATATCGCCGCCCTGTGGATGGGCGGGGCTGACCCCGAAGCGCGCTGGCAAGGCGATATCTCGGCCGAGGGTGGATACCATCTGCAGCGCTTCTGGCGCGGGGTGACCGATCACCATGTCGTCGATCTTGGCTTCCTCAACAGCGCCGAGGCGCGCAAGCTGCACCGCGTGGCGGGCGAGTTTGCCGAGGTCTATCTGACGCCGAGCCGGCTGGTAAAGGCGGGTGCAGCACCTGTTGCATCGACCGAGGGCGGCGAGGAAGAGGCCGAAGAGGCCGTTGTCGCCACCGGGCTGGTCATCAACCGTCCTTCCGCGCTGCTCGATGCCATCCTCGCCACCGGGCGCAAGGGTCTGGCGATCCAGCGCTACAAGGGTCTGGGCGAGATGAACGCGGAGCAGCTGTGGGAGACCACGCTCGATCCCAATCACCGCTCGCTGTTGCAGGTGAAGGTGGAGGATGCCGACGTGACTGACGAGGTGTTCACCCAGCTGATGGGCGATATCGTCGAACCGCGCCGCGAGTTCATTCAGGAAAACGCGCTGAACGTGGCGAACCTGGACGTCTGA
- a CDS encoding multidrug effflux MFS transporter gives MKTASLEATRDASAFPLGTRELVAMMAALMALNALAIDSILPAFPALGAAFDVASPNDRQFVISSYLMGMGIGSLFYGPIGDRVGRKPVLLGSLVFYVIFGFACAFAPDFQTLLAIRFAQGFAAAAMGVLVVSVIRDIFSGDRMASFMSIIFIVFMAVPVIAPTVGQLILYFAQWQFIFILLAVMGSAVGVWVWLRLPETLRPENVIPIRLDAIGSTWFKVVFNRTGFGHVAAGGLLMGAMFGFLNSSQQIFSDVFGAPDIFPYAFAAVAGAMAVSNWFNSRIVERFGARRVSQSALLAFLVLSSAQIGAALLPGEPMALFLVIVALNMAMVGFIGANFGSIAMEPFGAMAGAASSFQMAFRTVLGTSIGALVGQAFNGTTLPMAIGFLSCGVLALGVIFWAERWQLFRRPGTCPKSPM, from the coding sequence ATGAAGACCGCATCGCTCGAAGCGACCCGCGATGCCTCCGCCTTCCCGCTGGGAACGCGCGAACTCGTGGCCATGATGGCTGCGCTAATGGCGCTGAATGCGCTCGCCATCGATTCGATCCTGCCCGCCTTCCCGGCTCTGGGCGCCGCATTCGATGTCGCCAGCCCCAACGACCGTCAGTTCGTCATCAGCAGCTATCTGATGGGCATGGGCATCGGCTCGCTCTTCTACGGGCCGATCGGCGACCGCGTCGGGCGCAAGCCGGTGCTGCTGGGGTCGCTGGTCTTCTACGTGATCTTCGGGTTCGCCTGTGCCTTTGCGCCCGACTTCCAGACATTGCTCGCCATCAGGTTCGCGCAGGGCTTTGCGGCGGCAGCGATGGGCGTGCTGGTTGTCTCGGTAATCCGCGACATCTTTTCCGGCGACCGGATGGCGAGCTTCATGTCGATCATCTTCATCGTCTTCATGGCGGTGCCGGTGATCGCGCCGACCGTGGGCCAGCTGATCCTGTATTTCGCGCAATGGCAGTTCATCTTCATCCTGCTCGCGGTGATGGGCAGCGCCGTCGGCGTCTGGGTGTGGCTGCGCCTGCCCGAGACGCTGCGTCCAGAGAACGTCATCCCGATCCGGCTCGACGCGATTGGCAGCACCTGGTTCAAGGTGGTGTTCAACCGCACCGGCTTTGGCCATGTCGCCGCTGGCGGCTTGCTGATGGGCGCGATGTTCGGCTTCCTCAACAGTTCGCAGCAGATCTTTTCCGATGTCTTCGGCGCGCCGGATATCTTCCCCTATGCCTTTGCCGCGGTGGCAGGGGCGATGGCGGTGTCGAACTGGTTCAACAGCCGCATCGTCGAACGCTTCGGCGCGCGGCGGGTGTCGCAGTCGGCCCTGCTCGCCTTTCTGGTCCTATCGAGCGCACAGATCGGCGCTGCGCTTCTGCCGGGCGAACCGATGGCGCTGTTCCTCGTCATCGTCGCGCTGAACATGGCGATGGTGGGCTTTATCGGTGCGAATTTCGGGTCCATCGCCATGGAGCCTTTCGGCGCGATGGCCGGCGCGGCCTCATCGTTCCAGATGGCGTTTCGCACGGTGCTGGGCACGAGCATCGGCGCTCTGGTCGGCCAGGCGTTCAACGGCACGACGCTGCCGATGGCGATCGGCTTCTTGAGCTGCGGTGTGCTGGCGCTCGGCGTCATCTTCTGGGCAGAGCGCTGGCAGCTCTTCCGCCGCCCCGGCACCTGCCCCAAATCGCCGATGTAA
- a CDS encoding amino acid permease, whose product MKFARVKPLDAILATAKKKSLHPTLGWFQLTLFGIGCVIGTGIFVLTSAGAQKAGPGLMLAFAIAGLICIVAALCYAEIAAMIPVAGSAYTYTYSVMGELLAWTVGWALVLEYAVAASAVSVGWSGYFTGTILNEFFGITLPTYLTAGPLWLGGAPGGFVNLPAIVIALLVTWLLMIGTNESAKVNAVLVAIKVTALTAFIILTLPKTDMANFNPFLPAGVFGGFGSGIGAVGAAATIFFAYVGFDAVSTAAEETKNPQRNVPIGLIGSLGFCTVFYILVAAGAVGTIGGQPILGPNGIPFPAGSEELARQCALPQYADMLVCSNEALAHVLRKIGFSAVGNMLGIAAFVALPSVILILLFGQTRIFFVMARDGLLPEGLSKIHPKWKTPYVVTAITGGIVAFAAAFLPVGQLADIANAGTLYAFMMVAIAVMMLRKTDPHRERLFRTPMLWLVGPATIAGCIFLFLNLPFEAMIVLPAWGAIGLVIYYLYGYKASHLGKGIVEVPEDDPGVVSH is encoded by the coding sequence ATGAAATTTGCGCGTGTCAAACCGCTGGACGCCATTTTGGCGACAGCCAAGAAGAAATCGCTGCATCCGACATTGGGCTGGTTCCAGCTGACCCTGTTCGGCATCGGCTGTGTCATCGGTACGGGTATTTTCGTTCTGACATCGGCAGGTGCGCAAAAGGCCGGACCCGGCCTGATGCTGGCCTTTGCCATTGCCGGCCTGATCTGCATCGTCGCTGCTTTGTGCTATGCCGAGATCGCCGCGATGATCCCGGTCGCAGGCTCTGCCTATACCTATACCTATTCGGTCATGGGCGAACTGCTCGCCTGGACGGTGGGCTGGGCCCTTGTCCTCGAATATGCGGTCGCGGCGAGCGCGGTGTCGGTCGGGTGGTCCGGCTATTTCACCGGCACGATATTGAACGAGTTTTTCGGGATAACCCTGCCAACCTATCTCACCGCCGGACCGCTGTGGCTCGGTGGCGCGCCGGGTGGTTTCGTCAATCTGCCCGCCATCGTGATCGCGCTGCTGGTGACCTGGCTGCTGATGATCGGCACGAATGAATCGGCCAAGGTCAACGCAGTGCTCGTGGCGATCAAGGTCACCGCGCTGACCGCGTTCATCATCCTGACGCTGCCCAAGACCGACATGGCCAATTTCAACCCGTTCCTGCCGGCAGGCGTGTTCGGCGGCTTCGGATCGGGCATCGGCGCAGTGGGCGCAGCGGCGACTATCTTCTTCGCCTATGTCGGCTTCGATGCCGTTTCGACGGCGGCAGAAGAGACCAAGAACCCTCAGCGCAACGTGCCGATCGGCCTGATCGGCAGCCTGGGCTTCTGCACCGTGTTCTACATTCTGGTGGCCGCCGGTGCCGTGGGCACCATCGGGGGCCAGCCGATCCTCGGTCCGAACGGCATTCCGTTCCCCGCCGGTTCGGAAGAACTCGCCCGCCAGTGCGCGCTGCCGCAATATGCTGATATGCTGGTCTGCTCGAACGAGGCACTCGCACATGTTCTGCGCAAGATCGGTTTCAGCGCGGTGGGCAACATGCTCGGTATTGCGGCTTTCGTAGCGCTGCCTTCGGTGATCCTCATCCTGCTGTTCGGCCAGACCCGCATCTTCTTCGTGATGGCGCGCGACGGCCTGCTGCCCGAGGGCCTGTCGAAGATCCACCCCAAGTGGAAGACGCCCTATGTCGTCACCGCGATCACCGGTGGTATCGTAGCCTTTGCCGCAGCCTTCCTGCCGGTGGGTCAGCTTGCCGACATCGCCAATGCCGGAACGCTCTATGCGTTCATGATGGTCGCGATTGCGGTAATGATGCTGCGCAAGACCGATCCGCACCGCGAGCGGCTGTTCCGCACGCCGATGCTGTGGCTGGTCGGCCCGGCAACCATTGCAGGCTGTATCTTCCTGTTCCTCAACCTGCCGTTCGAAGCGATGATCGTGCTGCCCGCCTGGGGCGCGATCGGCCTGGTGATCTATTACCTCTATGGCTACAAGGCGAGCCATCTGGGCAAGGGCATTGTCGAGGTGCCCGAGGATGATCCGGGCGTCGTCTCGCACTGA
- a CDS encoding NUDIX domain-containing protein, which translates to MTPLRLAYIVAHRVRLVFRRLFQIRTRGVKAVVLRDGEVLLIRHSYHATDRFMLPGGGVGHGETALQAGIREVLEETGCRLADAREHGTFLSRHEGFPDEITIITGTTQDEPKADRGELLEARFFPLRALPDALTDASRRRVIEIRDGLPPSDAW; encoded by the coding sequence GTGACCCCGCTCAGGCTCGCCTATATTGTCGCGCACCGGGTGCGGCTGGTCTTTCGCCGCCTGTTCCAGATCCGGACGCGCGGCGTGAAGGCGGTGGTGCTGCGCGATGGCGAGGTGCTGCTGATCCGGCACAGCTATCATGCCACCGATCGCTTCATGCTGCCGGGCGGCGGCGTGGGTCACGGCGAAACGGCGCTGCAGGCAGGCATTCGCGAGGTTCTGGAAGAGACCGGTTGCCGGCTTGCCGACGCGCGTGAGCATGGCACCTTTCTCTCGCGCCACGAGGGGTTTCCCGACGAGATCACGATCATCACCGGCACCACGCAGGATGAACCCAAGGCGGATCGTGGGGAACTACTCGAAGCGCGGTTCTTTCCGCTCCGTGCCCTGCCCGACGCGCTGACCGATGCATCGCGGCGGCGGGTGATCGAAATTCGCGACGGCCTGCCGCCTTCCGACGCCTGGTGA
- the guaA gene encoding glutamine-hydrolyzing GMP synthase gives MTIAHDESVLIVDFGSQVTQLIARRVREAGVYSEIAPFSSAEAAFHRMKPKGIILSGGPASVTEDGSPRAPDAILNSGLPILGICYGQQTMTQQLGGMVEGGGEKGGEFGRAFIEITDRCRLFDGLWKEGEAHQVWMSHGDKVTALAPGFRSVASSPGAPYAVIADDERCFYAMQFHPEVVHTPDGGKLIANFVRHVCGCRGDWSMAEFKAAKIAEIRAQVGSSRVICGLSGGVDSAVAAVLIHEAIGDQLTCVFVDHGLMRMGEADQVVSLFKGHYNIPLVHVQAEALFLGGLAGVTDPEQKRKFIGKTFIDVFESEARKIGGAEFLAQGTLYPDVIESVSFTGGPSVTIKSHHNVGGLPERMNMKLVEPLRELFKDEVRALGRELGLPDVFVGRHPFPGPGLAIRIPGEVTRERCDILRKADAVYLDEIRNAGLYDAIWQAFAVLLPVKTVGVMGDGRTYDSVCALRAVTSTDGMTADIYPFDASFLQRTATRIINEVKGINRVVYDYTSKPPGTIEWE, from the coding sequence ATGACCATTGCCCATGACGAATCCGTGCTGATTGTCGATTTCGGCAGCCAGGTAACGCAGCTTATCGCCCGCCGGGTGCGCGAAGCGGGGGTGTATAGCGAAATCGCCCCGTTCAGCAGCGCCGAAGCCGCGTTCCACCGGATGAAGCCCAAAGGTATCATCCTGTCGGGCGGCCCCGCCTCGGTGACCGAAGATGGCAGCCCGCGCGCGCCTGACGCCATTCTCAACTCGGGCCTGCCGATCCTGGGTATCTGCTATGGCCAACAGACGATGACGCAGCAGCTGGGCGGAATGGTCGAGGGCGGCGGCGAGAAGGGCGGCGAGTTTGGCCGCGCGTTCATCGAGATTACCGACCGCTGCCGCCTGTTCGACGGGCTGTGGAAGGAAGGCGAGGCGCATCAGGTGTGGATGAGCCATGGCGACAAGGTCACCGCGCTCGCTCCGGGCTTCCGGTCGGTCGCCTCATCGCCCGGCGCGCCCTATGCGGTGATCGCCGATGACGAGCGCTGTTTCTATGCGATGCAGTTCCATCCCGAAGTGGTGCACACGCCCGATGGCGGCAAGCTGATCGCCAATTTCGTTCGCCATGTCTGCGGCTGTCGCGGCGATTGGTCGATGGCCGAGTTCAAGGCCGCCAAGATCGCCGAAATCCGTGCGCAGGTGGGCTCCTCAAGGGTCATCTGCGGCCTTTCAGGCGGTGTCGACAGCGCGGTTGCCGCGGTGCTGATCCACGAGGCGATCGGTGACCAGCTCACCTGCGTGTTCGTCGATCACGGCCTGATGCGCATGGGCGAGGCCGATCAGGTCGTCAGCCTGTTCAAGGGCCATTACAACATCCCGCTGGTGCATGTGCAGGCCGAGGCACTGTTTCTGGGCGGTCTGGCGGGGGTCACCGACCCCGAACAGAAGCGCAAGTTCATCGGCAAGACGTTCATCGACGTGTTCGAGAGCGAAGCGCGCAAGATCGGCGGCGCGGAGTTCCTGGCGCAGGGCACGCTCTATCCGGATGTCATCGAAAGCGTATCGTTCACCGGCGGACCGTCGGTGACGATCAAGAGCCACCACAATGTCGGCGGCCTGCCTGAGCGGATGAACATGAAGCTCGTCGAACCCTTGCGCGAACTGTTCAAGGACGAAGTCCGCGCGCTGGGCCGCGAGCTTGGCCTGCCCGATGTGTTCGTCGGCCGTCACCCGTTCCCCGGCCCCGGTCTTGCCATCCGCATCCCCGGCGAGGTGACCCGCGAGCGCTGCGACATCCTGCGCAAGGCCGATGCCGTCTATCTCGACGAGATCCGCAATGCCGGGCTGTACGATGCGATCTGGCAGGCCTTTGCCGTGCTGCTTCCCGTGAAAACGGTGGGCGTGATGGGCGATGGTCGCACCTATGACAGCGTCTGCGCGCTGCGCGCCGTGACCAGCACCGACGGCATGACCGCGGATATCTATCCGTTCGACGCCAGCTTCCTCCAGCGTACCGCGACGCGCATCATCAACGAGGTCAAGGGCATCAACCGCGTCGTGTACGACTATACGTCCAAGCCCCCCGGCAC
- the dinB gene encoding DNA polymerase IV: MDDTADPRPRKIIHIDMDAFFASVEQRDNPALRGRPVAVGGSSRRGVVAAASYEARAFGVRSAMPSVTAQRRCPDLIFVKPRFDVYQSVSRQIRAIFAQHTDQIEPLSLDEAYLDVTSNHQAIASATVIAEMIRADIRRETGLTASAGVSYNKFIAKLASDQNKPDGLCVIRPEQGPVFVAGLPVKRFHGVGPRTAEKMAALGIVTGADLAAKPEQWLLQHFGSWGSYLFGAARGIDNRPVRADRIRKSIGGERTYGEDIWTEDGLRTALEHVADIVWERVERAEAQGRTVTLKARFADFHTITRARSLGQPVPGRAMFGEIGHALIDQILPLHNGVRLLGLTLSGLSQAGEGEETDERQPELPFA, from the coding sequence ATGGACGACACAGCCGATCCCCGTCCGCGCAAGATTATCCATATCGACATGGATGCCTTTTTTGCGAGCGTGGAACAGCGCGACAATCCGGCCCTGCGCGGTCGTCCGGTGGCGGTTGGCGGATCGTCGCGGCGCGGGGTGGTGGCGGCGGCCAGCTATGAGGCGCGGGCCTTTGGCGTGCGATCGGCGATGCCGTCAGTGACCGCACAGCGGCGATGCCCCGATCTGATCTTCGTCAAGCCGCGCTTCGATGTCTACCAATCGGTATCGCGGCAGATCCGCGCCATTTTTGCGCAGCATACCGATCAGATCGAACCGCTGTCGCTCGACGAGGCCTATCTTGATGTCACCAGCAACCATCAGGCGATTGCCTCGGCGACGGTGATCGCCGAAATGATCCGCGCGGACATTCGGCGCGAGACCGGGCTCACGGCAAGCGCGGGCGTCTCGTACAACAAGTTCATTGCCAAGCTGGCGAGCGACCAGAACAAGCCCGATGGTTTGTGCGTCATCCGTCCGGAACAGGGGCCAGTCTTTGTCGCCGGTCTGCCGGTCAAGCGCTTCCATGGCGTAGGGCCGCGCACGGCGGAAAAGATGGCGGCGCTGGGCATCGTCACCGGCGCTGACCTGGCGGCCAAGCCCGAGCAATGGCTGCTCCAGCATTTCGGCAGCTGGGGCAGCTATCTGTTCGGCGCGGCGCGCGGCATCGACAACCGCCCGGTCCGCGCCGACCGCATCCGCAAGTCGATCGGCGGCGAGCGGACCTATGGCGAGGATATCTGGACCGAAGATGGTCTGCGGACCGCGCTGGAGCATGTCGCCGATATCGTGTGGGAACGGGTCGAACGTGCCGAGGCACAGGGCCGCACGGTGACGCTGAAGGCGCGTTTTGCCGATTTCCACACCATCACCCGAGCGCGGTCGCTGGGTCAGCCGGTCCCCGGACGCGCCATGTTCGGCGAGATCGGCCACGCGCTGATCGACCAGATCCTGCCCCTGCATAACGGCGTGCGGCTGCTGGGGTTGACGCTGTCGGGCCTGAGCCAGGCCGGGGAGGGGGAGGAGACTGACGAACGGCAGCCCGAGCTGCCCTTCGCCTGA